The Eublepharis macularius isolate TG4126 chromosome 15, MPM_Emac_v1.0, whole genome shotgun sequence genomic interval GCGGGGCCAGGGTCGGACTCCTGTTGCGCTCGGTAGGAGCCGGGCCTCGACCCCCGTGGGGCCGCCCAGGGTCCAACTTCGGCAACGGCTGAAAAGGCGGCACTCCCCGCAGCCGGGGGGCGCAGGGGCGCCTGGCCGGGACGGCCGCCGGACCAGCAACGCGGCCCGACGGAGGCAGCCGCCGGCCCGTGGGAGGGGGGCGCCCGAGGGCTGCGACCCTCCCTGGCTCCTGGAGCCTGCCGACCGAGGGCGCGGGGGCATTTGAGCTGGCGCGGAGCATGAGAGGCCTTTTCCGTTCGGGAAAAGAAAGATGCGCGAGCGCCTGGCTGAGCGCAAGCGGTCGGGAGGCCTGGCACCCGGCAGCCCCTCCTTGGCTGTGGGGAGCCAAACCCAGACCCACCGGCAACCGCGCTCCCCCAACCTCTTCCGGGCACGGAAGTGCTGAACCTCCGCAGGCCAAGATGGCAGGTGTGGCTGTCCCGGGTGTGGCTCCGTGGGATcagcctcttcctccccccctcccccctcctgcaaAGTTTCGACCCACATTCCCTGCGGAGATGGGGCCGGATGGCACCGGAGGAGCAGCAGCCGCCTGGGGTCCCTCCGTGCACGTCTTGGTCAGCCTTGGGTCTTCCCTCCACACACTCGCTCTGCAGCGctggttttggaaggaagggcGACTGCCTTCCCTGGCCCTCTGCAACAGGCTGGCCCAGGGGCTCGCTGGCCTGGCTTGCTGAGGAATCCCCACCGCCACTCAGGTGACGGGTGGGGGGCACTCTGGAGACAGATATCTGTGGTTGTGGGGCAGATTCCAGGGGACAGGATTGCAGGCTGTTCTGGGCTTAAGTGCACCACTGTGCAGGAGGGGCTAGCATGCAATGAGGAAACAAGAAGGGAGGCGAGAGATAACCAGTCACCTTGGGGTGACTGGCCCCATGGCCAGGCCTGCAAGAAGGGACAAGATAATGCTGCCCAGAGGCAGCCAGACAGGGCCAGGGTCCTCTTTTGCTGGAGGACAGAGCAAGGGTGTTCTGCCCCTGCACCCCCCAGCCACGTGGGTTGGACAGTCCACAGTCTATTGACGGAAAGGCATTAAGAGAGGGCAGCAGGCATCACATCACATGCCTGTCCTGGGGCCCAGTTGGGCCTCTCAACTGGGTCACAGCAAGACTAGACTGGCACCCTGCCCCCTGCCTAGTTTACAGGGGAGTTAAGAGGGCAAAAAGGGCTGGACTTCTTGGGACCACGCTGGGTCCTTGCCCCTTTGCTGAGCCGTTTTTGGAACTTGCAAGGGGGCATGGAGGCTCCCTCCTCCTTCCCACCAAGCAGCTGCTGTTTGCAAGTAGAGGCACAGAGGCTCCATTCAGTCATTCTGGCTTAGAGCCTAGGCTGGAGGGATTTCTTAATGAACTGGCCCCATCCTCTTTTAATTGGTTATACTCTGTTTCAGggtttcttcaactctgtcttgaatttttgcctcctgttatgttttgtaaacttgtatttacttaccctatgccattgtttactgaaatgtccttgatattgactctaCTGATTGCGCACTATGCAGTCCGCCGTGAGTctcagaaaggcggactataaatgacacaaataaaccAGCTAAGCTAGTAGCCAGGTGAGAAGGCAAGACAGCCCGACCTGGTCAGATCTGGtcagctaagcagggccggtacTTGGGAGGGGCGGCTACCAAGGAAGGCTCGGTCGAGGGCGGCgctggcaaaccgcctctgcccctcccttgcccgcgcggggagggggcgCCATAGGGCGGCTGCCACTTGGCGGCAGATGCGCCCCAGCCAGCTGGAGGCCCTCGGTGAGTCAGAGCGTTGCTTCCCCGACGCCTCCCCGCCGGGCTCAGCGGCGTCGCCTGCAGCCTCTTCGACGCCCGCCGCGAGTTCTCTCCCTTTGAACCAGGAGCCCCACGGATCgcccctcctgctcagccgcgGGGCCCAGCGGCGAGAGACCCTCGGGGGCGCTGCCTGCCTCCTCGCTGCCATCTGTGCCCCTGGCTGGGGTGCCAGCGCCAGGTCGGgagattcctggaggtttggggggtggagccgaGGGACAGCCGGtttagggagggacctcagctgggcatGCTGCCATCGAGCCCCCGCCCCCcggcagcccttttctccaggggagctcctctctgtggcctggagatcagctgtgattccgggagatctccagcctccaccggGAGAATGGCATCCACACGATATATCGGGAGCCGCCAGGTCCAGGTCGCCCCCTCGGCAGAGGACCTTGTCACGCCCCCGGGCGGCCGCCTAGCCCGGGAAAAGGACCCGGTCGAAAGCTCCCGGGGAGGCCGCGGACCGTCCGGCTCCCCGCTCCAGACGTCAACGCGCGCCCCGTCTCCTAGCTCCCGCCCCACTTCCGCCCCGAGGGAGGTCGCCCGCGTGACGCCATCGCGGCGCGTCGTCTTCGCATTCGGCCCCGCCCGGAGCAGCCATGAGCGCGGCCGGCGGCGGATCCAGGCCGGGCCGGGCGCGTAAGTGTCGCGGGGCCGGgggcggggccggggccgggggcggggggaggcggtTCCCGGTGGGAGGCGGGCGGGAGGCGAGGACCCCCCCCCTCCGCGGgaccccccgcccgcccgcccgcccgcccgcccctgtAGCCTGCCTGTCGCCCGCAGCCGCCCagcgccgcccgcccgccccgccgCTCTTCGAGGACACCAGCCGCGCCGCCGCCCCCGCGCCCGTCTCCAGCCTGGCCGCCGCCTACGGCAGCTCCCTGGCCAGCCAGGGCAAGGCGCTCGTCGACCGCAACGTGAGTGCCCGCGGGGCTGGGGAGGGCGGCGGGAGGGCCGCGgcggagccccccttcccccggcccggcccggcccggcccggcccgctgACCCGCCTGCTGCCCGCAGATCGAGCGCCTGGTGCCGGTGGGCCGGCTGAAGTACTACTTCGCGGTGGACAGCCTTTACGTGGGCAGGAAGCTGGGCcgcctcctcttccccttcctgcaCCAGGTGAGCGGGGGCGGCGCGGGGAGACCCCTTGGGGAGGCCCCCTTGCTGAGGGCCCCGCCCGGGCCCCTTGGCGAGCGGCCGCTGACaacgcccccctccctcccttcctccctccccccctgcgCCTCTGGGCAGGACTGGCAGGTGCAGTACCAGCAGGACAGGCCCGTGGCCCCCCGCTTGGACGTCAACGCCCCGGACCTCTACATTCCAGGTGGGCCCCTGGGCTGCgggagggctggctggctggctgctcctgcgGGAGACCCCTCCTGCCCACCCTGGCACGGCTAACCCCCTTCCTCTCTCACAGTCATGGCATTCATCACCTACATCCTGGTGGCAGGGCTGGCTCTGGGGACGCAGAACAGGTGAGAAAGGCCGGGGGCTTGCCTCCCCACTGCAGACATTGCAACTCTGGCCCTGAATgcactcccctcctcccctttgcAGTTTGCAGGGCGGGGGCAAGGGAAGGCCTGGGAAGTTCCCTGATCTCCAAAGCCCTTGCAGCAGTCCTGGGTCGCCCCTGAGAGCCTTGTCTGCCTGGGCCTTGCTCCCTCCTCCGTGCCGGAAGACTGGAGAGTCTCACTTCCGCCCTGCTGCTGCCCCGGCTGCAGTGGCCTCCCTTCTAACTGACCCCTCACACACCCATGCAGATTCTCCCCTGACCTGCTGGGCCTGCAGGCCAGCTCGGCCTTGGCTTGGCTGATTGTGGAAGTCTTGGCCATTCTGCTGGGTCTCTACCTTGTGACAGTCAACACCGATTTGACCACAATCGATTTGGTTGCCTTCTCAGGGTACAAATACGTTGGGTGAGTAGAGCTCAGTGTGGGCCCACTTCTGTCCCCTCTCCACACAATATGCCCGATGAAGCCTGGCATAGAGAGGCAGGCAGAGCAGCCTCCATACCCCTCAGGGCTGATgcctgagtgtgtgtggggggggggaaggggacaggACAGCCACATCGCCTGACCCTTTTCCTCTTGTGCCAGGATGATTGTGGGCCTTGTGGCTGGGTTGCTTTTTGGGAAGACGGGCTACTTCCTGCTGCTGAGCTGGTGCTGCCTCTCCATCTTCGTCTTCATGGTAAGTGCTGCCGGTCTTGGAGGCCGTGGGCCTCCTCTTTCAGCTGCTTCAGCCAATCTTTCGTAAAGCCAGGGGAGGGTGTGGGGTTTGGAGCAGGCAGCATCTGTGGTGGGAGCCCTCTGCTCCTCAGATTCCTTGCCTGTTGCAGCAGGccaaatccgcccccccccccgcacttgaCCTCCATGCAGGGCCTTTCCTTAGCACTTGTTCCTTCCTGCCCCAGATCCGGACACTGCGCCTGAAAATCCTGTCTGAGGCAGCTGCAGAAGGGGTGTTGGTACGGGGGGCTAAAAACCAGCTGCGCATGTACCTGACAATGGCTGTGGCTGGCCTACAGCCACTCTTCATGTACTGGCTCACTTTCCACCTGGTCCGCTGAGGCTGGTGAATTTCCAGCTGGGAGCCAGCCACCAGACTGCAACTCCAGACTTCtttagtgtggggggggggcgtgcacaaGGCAGACTCTTCTGTCCCTCCCTTCCCAGCTGTTGAAGTCAGCATTTGGCCTTTGGCTGGctgtctcccacccaccccctcccgcATGGACCTCTTAGTTTGCTGGATGGCggtggtttggggtggggggtcccGGTTGCCTCCTCGTGTCTGTTCATGTCCTTAATTGTTTGTGTGCCAGTGTTACTGGCGGGGGCAGAATCTCCAGTACCACCTTTGTGTTAAATTCCACAAGTTTGGGTGTTGTCTGGTAGGTAACTTCTGTACCAACATCAAGCTAATAAAGAGAAAACCTCCCAGGCTGGCAGCAGCACTCAGCTTCTTGAAGAGGGGGGGAGAGTGTGGGGAGAAAGCAGCTTCATAGCTGCTGGAAGGGGACTGCTTTTTTGGATGTGGGCCTTGCGAGCTCCTCGTTAACAGGAGCTGTCCTGGCCTAAGCTGAAATCTTGTGGTGCCACCTTCCTGTGTAacgacctccccccccccatggtgtcTGCTCCAAGGGGGGTCGGTTGGTGGGAGGGGTTAGCTCTGCCAGAGACCTCGGGCCAGACAGGGGTCCTTTCTCAGGTGCTTAGTTCTGTGAAGTACCCCTCTCTCTTTCCTAGGCAAGTTTTCTCCGCCCCCTCCCACATAAATATCCACAGCTTCCTAGCTGTGGGCAAGTAGATTGCCATGGTGGGGGTTTGGCACTTAACACGGCCATGGTTTGAAGCCACGGCCTGGGGAAGTGGCACTTTGTCTCTCAGGGGCCTCTTTTTGGCCTCCggcttcttcccttccttccttctgctgctgctgtcctggaGGCTGTGGGGGCAGAGAAGACGAAGggagagcaactgccaggcggAGCCTGTACTGTAAGCTTAGCTGCTGCCTGCCTCCCAAGCCTCCATGGAGATGGTCTCCGACATCCAGGTAGAGACCACGGAGGCCTAGGGGATCAAAACTTCTCTGCCCCAGTGCTGCCAGGCAAAGGTGGGGAGGCACTGGCCTCATCGCCACTTCCTCCAGCTGCGCATCCCGAGGACAGCAGGGGCAGCTGAGCAAGAGGAAAGtggccccccccccttgggggaAGACGCTCTCCTTCGCTGGGAGAGCAGCCATtctgccccaccaccaccaagaggCTCTGAAGAAAAAGCCCCAGGGAGGTTGCAAAGAGCAGCAGGCAGGAGGAGTCGCTATCCCACTCCTGTTTTacccttctgattttttttactgcctggcagcagcagcagaacctgTTCTCTGACTGTTGCTGGCTCAGGAGCGAGCAGGTGAAGTGCCCACCCcgagagggttagggttagggttaaccctaaccctaaccctaaccttccCCTTTTGGTCGTAGGAGGAACTGGTGGGGGCAGGGCTAACCTccagggggaaggaaagggggggtTGTGCAGGCCCTGCtcgctgggggcaggggcgggagGGCCCCCCAGCTAAGCCCCCGCCCCTCACCTGCCTTGTGGCTCTGGCTTCTGGGACATAGGGGccacagctggagggagggggcacagtcgggggctggcagggggggggaagcccagccgacggcggcggcggctccccTTCCCCTGAAAACCACCTGGGACagtggcgggggggtgggggtgggctcggactctggggggaggagggctctgctggtggggagggcgggggggggggcttctccgcCCTCTTGGCCTGGGCTGCCGCAGCAGCCCGAGGCCCCATCAGCTCTGTGCTTGACCAGGAGAAGGCGGGCTTTTGAGGGCAGGGCACCAGAGCCTGCCGGGCATCAGAGGGGGAGGTGGCCTTTCCGGTAGCCCAGCAGCCCGCCTGCAAAAAGCCCAGCAGAGTCGGGGCCGAGACGCCCACCCAGTGCGGAGGAGCTTTGGTGCTGCCTTGGGCCCGAGGGGAAGCAAGTGGTGCAGACCCCCCCCCGTCTCCGCTGGCCCTCTGCCTCCCAGGCAGCTCCTTGGGGACGGCTGCTGCCTTCTGCTGCTCTGGAGCGCCCCCTCCTGTTGGTGACGTGGGCAGCTGGGACAGTTCATTCTTTGGGACCAGACTACTCAAGAACGCACACGTGGTTTTGCAGGTTTATTCCAAGACTTTCCACTATTAAAGGGATAATTCCATAAACTTTAAACACAATcaagtttcaattttttttaaaaaaaagagtataaAAATTCCCTGTGCAACAGACGTAGAAATTTGCTCGAGCAAGGAGAAAACTCTGcccccaccctgggaagaagaggCGCAGTCTtcaccccccaccctgcccccaagGCAAGAAGGTGCACAAGAGGCAGAGGCTGGGTGTCTGGCTCAGAGGGTGTGCCTAACAGGTGCTTGGATGGAGGTGGTGGCATGGGGCTGCGGCCTGCATGcatgcagctgagccagaggaGAGCatggcggggggggagggggggagacaagCACATTGGCTGCCTTTGGGAACAAGAACCCACCCAGTGCAGAGACCTCACAGCTGGATGGCTCAGAGGGGGGGGTACCTTTAGGCATCAAATTGTGCCTGTGGGATATGAGCCCCCTCTAGAGGTTTCTGTGTCATGGCCCAgcagagcccccccccatcccccaagaAACTGCCGCATCAGCAGAGCCCATCCTCTGCCTGTCAACACCTCCATCCCTGGAACCACAGCCCTGCGCAGGCAGCCCCCTCCGTCCCGGGAGGGTCTGATCCCGAGGCAAGCAAGAGGTTTCTTCTTGAGCCCACCGATCCTTCCTCGCTCCCAGGTGAGGAAAGACTGGAGAGAGGACCCAGTTACGGGGCTTTGCCCTAGCGCACACCTAAGAAGCTTTGCTTGTGGGGCCAGCCTTCCTTGCATCTTGGCTTCAGAAGGGCCACAGGCCAAGGAGGAGCTGGTCGGCACCTTCCAGGTCAGCCTCTTGCATGCAGTGCCAATCGCACCGGCACCAACCCTCAGACAAGATCCATGACCACTCGGGCGGAAAGCACTTCTGCTTGCTTAGATCCCGGCAACTTCGTGGCCAGATCCAAGACCAGAGCCCTTGCACAAAAGGGAAGCAAACCTTCACAGCAGGCAGGTGGGGAGAGAGTTCCTCTGGGAGGATACTGGACAGAGCTGTGCTAAAAAGTCAACCTGGACACAAGAAAAGGAGCCCCTTAAGAGAGATTTATGATCCGTGTTCCTATAAAGCACGAGCTGAAGGGGGCTGGTCCCCTCCTCCTATTTACATGCACCCAGCAGCTGCTGGGGCGTGCTTGTGCTGGCTGGCGCCCTCAGAGTGTGTGGCTGTCACGCATCAGGAACTCCTTGTCGTCCATCGTGCTCCACACCGCGGCCTGTGAGAGCTCCCGGGACTTGTGGCAGATCTTGACAACGACCAGGAGTAGGGAAGCCAGCATAAGGGCCGAGAGCACCGCAAGGACCACAGCTGCAGTGGAGGAAAGGGCGGGCACATCAGTGGGAGAAAAGCTTGCCCCGTATCTCGCCCTTGTCCTTGGGGAGCTGGAAGCTCAGCCCCACACAGCAATGGAGGGAAAGGTCTGCCGCTTCTAGAGGTGGGGCTCTCCTCCCATCATACCAGGAACAACAAAGTGACTGGCGCTCACTGGGAACCGCCCGGCTGCTCCCAGAGGGAGGCCAAGTTTGCAACTGGGGGCTCACAGTCTCTGCTcagatgcaccccccccccaaccaaccaAACAGGCGCTCAATATGCTCAGGGGTCCAGGTTAAGGCCCACCCAGGAGAGCCTCACTTTCCCCTCTTGTAGCCAAAAGGTCCTTGTAGATGTCCTCTAGAAGCAGAACCCCCACCTACCTCTGGTGGAATGCACTGCTGAGTCGGGAAAGATGCGGCCATGTGTGTTGGGGACCTCTTCTGACTCCCCAGGTAGCTCTAGAAGGGGGAGGAGATGCAAGCAGGCTGGTGAGGTGGAGGCAGTGGGGTGCCAGGAGGGCTGGTTGCCCCTTCTGACCAGGCCAAACAGCAGGGCCAAGCTCCTCTCCAGGGCCCAGACCAGCCCGAAACAGCAGCCCCAGGGCTCTGCTGTTTGGAAGGAGTAAGCCGAGAGCCCTTGACTTCTCCAAGgattcctggggagggggggagaagattGCTTTCTTCCTTCTACTATCCCATCATGCTAGGAACAAGTTTTCTAAGCCTGCTGGCAAAGTTGCCATCCTCGCAGGGGCCTGCCTGGCAACCTCTGCCCCCTTCTTACCCATGTCCCTAACACACTGGCTCAAGCAGTCTTCTTCCAGGAGGTAGTTGTTCCTGTTGCCCCCACAGCCACCATAGATGAACATCTTGCAAGTTCGTGTTTCAGTGCTGAAGAACCAGCGGGGGAAGGAGGCACGGCAGCGGCCAGTAACCGGGGGAGCAGCACAGTATTCTGGAGGAAGAAAGAGCCGGGTGGTTGCAGATCAAGGACCACAGCTGCAGTGGAGGAAAGATCCCATCTCCCCTCCCTGGCTACCCCAAAAGAGGACACAACATCACCTTGGAAGCGGGCTGTGTCCTCTGCCTGCTGGTGACGGTGGCTAGTGGTGGACACAGCTGTTGGAAGATGGCACAAATCAGGTCAGTGGGTGCTTGGGACACCAAGCCTGCTAAATGGGGCAATGGTGCCCCAGCCCCCAAAGCGAGACCTCTTCTTCGTGATGAGACGGGACCACAAGGGCCGCCACCCCATGCCACTTTTTCTGGTTGGGGGCAGTTTCAGGTTGCCATCAGGTGGTCAAGCACTTGGCCACACCTTGTGCAGCAAAGGGACttcccccgtccccccccccccgcaatgctCCCTGAGCTTGAGTTCAAAGCGACCAAGACGCCAGttcagcagggggcacaccagaAGAGGGCCTTTGCCCTCACCGTGGCTTTAGGGTGGGTGCACAAGGCCCCTGGATAGtatggctgctgccaccccgGCTCAGAACTCCGCAGAGCCCTTACCCTCTGTCCCGCTCTGGCTGGTCAGTGGGATGCCCGTCATCTCTTCCTCTCCACCTGAAAGCCAAGGGGATTTGGGGTCAGGCTGCACCGGCAAAGAAGTTCCAGCTCAGGGTTAGATCGAGGGGGCTCAAGTTTGGGAGCATTCCTGGGCCAAGGGCCTGCTTCCAAAGGCAGGGAAATTCAGGGCTTTGAGTCTGCTGAACTGAGCTACAGTTCGAGATGAAGATAATCTTGAAGACCATAGGGGAAAACAAGGTAGAGAGAGACTCTAGACGAGGCAGCGGTGGTGGCCCTGATGAAACGAAGCCCCAGGCAAACAGAGGGGAACAAAGGTGCCCCCCTCCAGGAGTACACTGTTGGCAGGATCCAGCTCACAGCAGGGACCTCTAGCATGTTTGGACCTTAGTTCCACTGTGTGCCCTTGGGATCCTTGTCTCACTGCTAAGCGAAACGAAGGCAGGCCTTAATTGAATGGTGGGAGTTGGTGGCATACTGCAGATCTGTCAACCTCAGACCCCCTCAGCTGGAAGTGCCAGGCACCCCGATACAAAGAGAGCAAACTGGGAACACCCCACAGTGCCCAGCCAGGGCACGGGGAGTGGCCTGGCTGGTGGAAGGGGGCCCCTGCCATTTGCTCTTACCTGCGGCACATGTCTGAAGGCACTCCTTCTCTGACAAGAAGTTG includes:
- the YIF1B gene encoding protein YIF1B isoform X2; translation: MSAAGGGSRPGRAPAQRRPPAPPLFEDTSRAAAPAPVSSLAAAYGSSLASQGKALVDRNIERLVPVGRLKYYFAVDSLYVGRKLGRLLFPFLHQVQYQQDRPVAPRLDVNAPDLYIPVMAFITYILVAGLALGTQNRFSPDLLGLQASSALAWLIVEVLAILLGLYLVTVNTDLTTIDLVAFSGYKYVGMIVGLVAGLLFGKTGYFLLLSWCCLSIFVFMIRTLRLKILSEAAAEGVLVRGAKNQLRMYLTMAVAGLQPLFMYWLTFHLVR
- the YIF1B gene encoding protein YIF1B isoform X1, encoding MSAAGGGSRPGRAPAQRRPPAPPLFEDTSRAAAPAPVSSLAAAYGSSLASQGKALVDRNIERLVPVGRLKYYFAVDSLYVGRKLGRLLFPFLHQDWQVQYQQDRPVAPRLDVNAPDLYIPVMAFITYILVAGLALGTQNRFSPDLLGLQASSALAWLIVEVLAILLGLYLVTVNTDLTTIDLVAFSGYKYVGMIVGLVAGLLFGKTGYFLLLSWCCLSIFVFMIRTLRLKILSEAAAEGVLVRGAKNQLRMYLTMAVAGLQPLFMYWLTFHLVR
- the SPINT2 gene encoding kunitz-type protease inhibitor 2, producing MGGGTRATARGRAGPLLLLLALAAALAAGSATGAPRGDCLLPCVIGRCRAAFPRWWYNATSQVCQEFMFGGCRGNANNFLSEKECLQTCAAGGEEEMTGIPLTSQSGTEAVSTTSHRHQQAEDTARFQEYCAAPPVTGRCRASFPRWFFSTETRTCKMFIYGGCGGNRNNYLLEEDCLSQCVRDMELPGESEEVPNTHGRIFPDSAVHSTRAVVLAVLSALMLASLLLVVVKICHKSRELSQAAVWSTMDDKEFLMRDSHTL